One Polaribacter sp. KT25b DNA segment encodes these proteins:
- a CDS encoding cation transporter translates to MNKTIFEITKMDCPSEENLIRMKLDGISSIANLDFDIPNRKLTVFHSGESDQIEKSVIELNLGGKKISTEQTDQTEFKENANQKKLLWSVLAINFVFFIIEMTTGIISKSMGLVADSLDMLADSFVYGISLFAVGGTIVKKKRIAKLAGYFQITLAIIGFVEVLRRFFGDEKLPDFSTMIIVSIFALIANGICLYILQKSKSKEEAHMKASMIFTSNDVIINLGVIIAGILVNWLSSSKPDLIIGTIVFILVIQGAFRILKLSK, encoded by the coding sequence ATGAATAAAACAATATTTGAAATTACCAAAATGGACTGTCCTTCAGAGGAAAATCTAATCCGAATGAAATTGGACGGAATTTCAAGTATTGCGAATTTGGACTTTGATATTCCGAACCGAAAACTGACTGTTTTTCACAGCGGAGAATCTGACCAAATCGAAAAGTCCGTTATTGAACTAAATTTAGGCGGAAAAAAAATCTCAACGGAACAAACCGACCAAACGGAATTTAAAGAAAACGCAAACCAAAAAAAGCTACTTTGGTCTGTACTTGCAATCAATTTTGTCTTTTTCATTATCGAAATGACAACAGGAATTATCTCAAAATCAATGGGACTTGTTGCAGACAGTTTGGATATGCTTGCCGACAGTTTCGTGTACGGAATTAGTTTGTTTGCGGTTGGAGGAACTATAGTTAAGAAAAAGCGGATTGCAAAACTTGCTGGATATTTTCAAATAACACTTGCGATTATTGGATTTGTGGAAGTTTTAAGAAGGTTTTTTGGAGACGAGAAACTTCCCGATTTTTCGACAATGATTATCGTTTCGATTTTTGCACTTATCGCAAACGGAATTTGTCTTTATATTTTGCAAAAGTCAAAAAGCAAAGAAGAGGCTCATATGAAAGCGAGTATGATTTTTACATCAAATGACGTGATTATCAATTTAGGAGTAATAATTGCTGGGATTTTGGTAAACTGGTTGAGTTCGAGTAAACCTGATTTGATTATCGGAACAATCGTTTTTATTTTGGTAATTCAAGGAGCGTTTCGGATTTTGAAATTAAGTAAGTGA